From the genome of Chroococcidiopsis sp. SAG 2025:
TTTGACAATACCTGGCGGTCGGTGTGCATGGGCGTTGTTATACCGCGATCGCTTCTCATCAGACTTATTTCATTAAAATCAGCTCCAAGCTGGTTATCGAGGAGTTTTTACAAACTGTTTACCACAGTCCTTACAGCGATAACATTGCTTCCCTCGTCGGTATCCATTCTTAAACAAGTTACTGGATTGGCAGTGCGGGCAAACCATTACTTTCATTACATTGTCATTCTGGCGATCGCCCACATATGGTTCTAAGTATGACACCATCAAATCCTCGATCTGTTGAATCAACCGTTGGCGGTGTTCCTGCTTAGCACTGCGAAGCGCTGCCAGCATGACTGCATTACTACTATGGACACAGACCTCTGCTAATAAATGGCACTGTTCCGTTGATATAGCTGAATTTCGTTGTCCTAGAATTGTTGCCATAAAATCGATCGCCTCCTGAGTCATGCTCTCGTCGATCGCCTGCAAAATCTGAGGTGATACATAAAATTGCACAAACACCACTCGCGATACTGGCTGCTCAAAGAGTTCCGCAACTGCTACTGCTAAATTGTGAATCATGGCGCGGAGAGATAGCTGGGCAATGGTTGGAATGTCTACCTGTGCCCAAAATGTTTTCACTCGCTCTACATGACGTAGCTCCATTGCCTTAAAAATGGCTGCTTTATCAGGAAAAAACTGGTAAAGGGAACCGATGGCTGTTCCTGCTTTAGCAGCAATCAGATGAGTGGTTGCCGATTCGTACCCCACCTCATCAAATACAACGGCTGCTGCATCTAAAATTTTTTCAACCCGCTCCCTCCCACGCTGCTGCTTTGGTTGACGACGGAAATTATTTGATTCCTGATTGCTTGACGAACGTGAATAATCTGTCATATGCTAAGAACGCGAGGAATCTTTCACAATTTTACTTTTAGGAAGAACGCCATGCAGTCAATGCTAACTGGTGCGCCCTGGTTATTAGCGCACGAATCAATGCTAACCGTGAATCAACCTCGGAAGGTTTTCCTGTATGGTGCTGACTATGTGATGTGGAAGGATGCATCTGGCGCAGTTCATGCCTTGCCTAATGTTTGTCCTCATATGGGAGCGATGCTGTCAGAAGGATGGTGTGAGGTGCAGAGTAATGGTACAAGCAATGTTGTGTGTCCGTTTCATGCGCTTCAGTTTGACTCAGACGGTTGCACTACATTACCTGGATCAGGTAACAAAACATTACCTCAATTGCAACCTTTAGAGCTAATCATCCAGGGGAATTTTATCTGGTCGTATGGAGGGTGTGAACCCAAAATCCCTATTCCTGAGATCCTGAATGAGTTTGCAGCACAGTATGAGTTTATTGGATTTACTGGCGACCGCAGCGTCAAAACTGACTTACTGACCATGCTGCTTAATATGCATGATTACAATCATCAAAACGGTACTCACCGTACCTTATTTGAAATTCAAGAAGTGCAATTTAAGCAGTTTATCGATCGCGGGCATCATTCCCATGCCTATTATGATATGCCCAGAACAAAATCGAAACTGCAAGATATTTTGAAAAATCCAGCCATTCTTGCACTTCCTAAAATAATCAGTGCTCATCTGGAAAACTTTTTTCCAGCATTAGTCATTTTTCACGGTAAGTCTCCAATTGCCACCATCAAGCAATGTCATCTATTCATACCAGAATCTGAGACTCACACTCGAACCTATGTGCTTATGTTTGGCAAAGCTCACAGCCCGATCGTCCATCTGCTGAAACAGAATATTCTGAAGCTCGCAGATCTGGTCATCAATCAAGATGCAGACATTTTAGGTAAGATTTATCCGGATACCCCTCAGAAAATTAAACTCAACAATGAAGTTGGAATGGATTGGGTACGACGCAACTTTGAAAGTTTCCCTGATGTAGTTGAACCAAACTTGTCAAAGTAGATTTAAAGTCATTATTTGTATTTCTTATCAATCAAGCTTAAAAAATCAGTCATTTTTAAAAAACTTTACAAGGTTGCACCTGATGACACGAACCTTCTATTTACGCCGTGGGCTGCGGTCAAAACCAGTTGGTCGCGGGATGAGAAGTTGACTCATGAGGTTGTGTGTTCTCAGAACGGGGCAGGCTTTAGGTAAACCCATGTACCGCGCCTAATCTCCCCTCAATGATCGCCCTCAGCAGTGGCAGATAACCTCAAATTTAAACAACGCCTCTAGAGTGAATGGCACTAAGTTAAGCCCAAATGGTGATGTATCAAGCCGTTTGCAATTGTTGGCGTAATTGACGTCTAGGCTGCTGCATCAAAGGGTAGGATTTGGGGCGGCGTTTCCGGGCTCTGGGTTCACTTCTGCCTGGGCGAAGCGGAACAGACTTGTGAACAATAACTTTGAGTAAAGTGTGATAAATCTGCTCTACTTTTGTTGAATCAGCAGCTAATAATGGGGGAATAAAGTTGTTTAAATGATGGCGTGTGCCTTGCACCGACAAGCGCAACGGCGAAGTGGCGTGAGTAGTACCTGCCAACCACATCAAACTCCGAAGTAGATTGTAAGCCAGTAAATAAACGTAAATTTCTTTGCGTACCATAGAGGGAGTTTTACATCGTAAAACATCCATGCCCAAAGTAGTTTTAAGATGTCTTAAATCTAGTTCAACATCCCATCTTTGACCGTAAAGCCTCACAATTTCTCGGGTAGAATAGGTGGTTGGCTCTAAAAGAGTAGTGATTAAACTGACTCGCCCTGTGCGAAATCCAGGAATCACAATGTAGTAGTAAATTTCTCGCACAGTGATAGTTTGAGGTAGAGCCTCAAATTCATCTAGGGGTATTGTCAACTTGACGGAGGGGAGTTGGGGTAAGATGATGGGATGAGTACAAATCCTTATCGTTGCTACCGATTCCCTGCCGAGATTATCAGCTACTGTGTCTGGCTCTACTACACCTTTCCCTTGAGCTATCGAGACATTGAGAAAATGATGCTGTACCGTGGGATTGAGGTAACCTACGAGTCGATTCGGGAATGGTGCCAAAAGTTTGGACAGCAATACGCGAATCAGCTGCGGCGTAAGCGCCCTTACATTGCAGACAAATGGCATCTTGATGAAGTAGTGGTCACGATTAAGAAACAGCAATACTATTTGTGGCGGGCAGTGGATGCGGATGGCAACGTGCTGGATGTCCTGCTGCAACAACATCGAGACACGAATGCGGCAAAGCGGTTCTTCCGCAAGCTGCTGAAGAAACAAGGCTTCGTGCCCCGGGTAATCGTCACCGACAAACTCAAGAGCTA
Proteins encoded in this window:
- a CDS encoding TetR/AcrR family transcriptional regulator gives rise to the protein MTDYSRSSSNQESNNFRRQPKQQRGRERVEKILDAAAVVFDEVGYESATTHLIAAKAGTAIGSLYQFFPDKAAIFKAMELRHVERVKTFWAQVDIPTIAQLSLRAMIHNLAVAVAELFEQPVSRVVFVQFYVSPQILQAIDESMTQEAIDFMATILGQRNSAISTEQCHLLAEVCVHSSNAVMLAALRSAKQEHRQRLIQQIEDLMVSYLEPYVGDRQNDNVMKVMVCPHCQSSNLFKNGYRRGKQCYRCKDCGKQFVKTPR
- a CDS encoding Rieske 2Fe-2S domain-containing protein; translated protein: MLTGAPWLLAHESMLTVNQPRKVFLYGADYVMWKDASGAVHALPNVCPHMGAMLSEGWCEVQSNGTSNVVCPFHALQFDSDGCTTLPGSGNKTLPQLQPLELIIQGNFIWSYGGCEPKIPIPEILNEFAAQYEFIGFTGDRSVKTDLLTMLLNMHDYNHQNGTHRTLFEIQEVQFKQFIDRGHHSHAYYDMPRTKSKLQDILKNPAILALPKIISAHLENFFPALVIFHGKSPIATIKQCHLFIPESETHTRTYVLMFGKAHSPIVHLLKQNILKLADLVINQDADILGKIYPDTPQKIKLNNEVGMDWVRRNFESFPDVVEPNLSK
- a CDS encoding transposase; protein product: MREIYYYIVIPGFRTGRVSLITTLLEPTTYSTREIVRLYGQRWDVELDLRHLKTTLGMDVLRCKTPSMVRKEIYVYLLAYNLLRSLMWLAGTTHATSPLRLSVQGTRHHLNNFIPPLLAADSTKVEQIYHTLLKVIVHKSVPLRPGRSEPRARKRRPKSYPLMQQPRRQLRQQLQTA